One Stenotrophomonas maltophilia R551-3 genomic window, TTCAGCGATACGGGCGGGATCGGTGATCTCGCGCAGCGACATGTGACCGCCGCCCGCACTGACGCTGGCCCATTTCCTGTCGGCTTCGAAGTACATCGCGTAGTAGCTGTTGCCGCCGATGACGTTCGGATCGACCGCTGAGCGCCCCTCCAGTGCCTGGGTGGCTTCCAGCACGCTCAACCGGGTCAGGTACTGCCCGCCCTTCGCCCATCCCATCTGGCTGATGGCATCAACGCTGGTGTTGCCTACGCGCGGGCCTCCGGCGTAGTCGTTGTCGAGCATGTTGGTCCAGATCTGCTCCAGCTTCGCGGGGCCGCTCTTCTGCTCGGCCGCCTCCAGCAGCACGCGCGGCGTCCAGCAGTTGGGATCAAGCTCATGCCGTTCAAATGCCCGGTCGTGGGCCAGCATCACATCCTTGCCGGGAAGATTCAGTGCCAGGTCTGGGCGGCGCTCGTTCATCCACTGCTGCCGCAATTCAAGATCTCTTTCGAGCAGGGTCTGCCCAAAGGACTCCTACTGCCGCTCGGTCAACTGTGCATTTGAGAAACGCGATCCCTCATCCTGTTGGGTCTTCGCGTAGTTCTGTGCATAGGTGTTCGCTACACGTCCCGGAAGGCTGTCATTGCGTACAACACCCAGTGCCAGCGTCCCGTAGCCATCGGCTCCCGGCAGCTGCGACAGGTAGTTCCAGTAAAGCTCGCGGTTGCCGTCTCTGGCATAGCTGCCAAGGACTCTGAGATCGCGTTCGGTCAATCCACTCATACCCTGTCCCTTCCCTTCCTTGATTCACCGATCACTGGGACCGGGTGCGCGCGATGACATCCCTGACAACCTCTTCCATACGCTTCCAGTCCTTCAGAAACGCTCTCTTGTAGTCCAGGCTGACGGACAGCTTGTTGTCGATGTCCACGAAGTAATGAACGCAGCCGGCTGCCACTTCTCCTGGCTCACTGATCACCTCGCTTCCCTCCAGCCGCACGCCGTCGCGTCGGAATTCCTTGCCGTCACATTTGATGAACGAGCTGATCCGGCCGTCGGCCTGGCGTGCGATGTACCAGTCTCTCTCGTAGGCGGGATTGCGGACAGGCGGCTTCCCGTACCGCGCCTCATACTTCTTCGCGTACACCACCATCTTCGCTTCGTCGATTGCATAGGGCGTCAGCCCCAAGGTCTCCGGCTGTGCAACGCGTTGATCGAGACGATCCCTGGGATCCTCCCTTTCCACAGAATCCTCTTCCGTGACGGCTTCATTTGACGACAGCCTTGAAAGCAGTGTTTCGACGGGAACGCGATCAACGTAGTTGATCCGAATGGGAATCTCCTTCCGGAAATCATTCGTACGCGGATTGGCCCGGGCACCTGGCAGTGTCGGCTTCATGTCCGGCCACTCGATGACCAGCGTCACGCCCTCGCCAGGCCACGGTGCGATCTGGCTGTCCAGGTAGTTGGCCTGAATGCGGAAGGTGTTCGGCCCCAGCTTCACGTCCACGGGGGCATCGGTATAGGTGTGACCGTTGATCGTGCGGCCGGTCTGGGTTGCGCCGGACATGGCGGGATTCCTTTCGTGTTCGGTGGACGGCGGACGTGCACACGCGCCGGCACTCACTACGACGGCAAGCGCGAGCGTCAGGCAACGGCCGGGAGACATCACGTGCATGGGCATTCCATTGCAGGGTTCCGGCGCCACTATAGGCAACCGGGCGTCAATGGAACAGGAATTGCTTCGCAGCCCGTCACCGAGTGAGGCGGCGCTCCACATGCGCTGCCTGCAGTACTGCGGCTATTCCCGTGGTCTCCAGGACGCTGCAGGGAGCATGGGCCATGTCGACGATGCTCGGCGCTCCGCCTCAGGTCTCAGCCGTCGCCGTCCGTGCTTCTATGGCCGCGATAGGTTTCACCCCACTCGCGCATCGCCAGCAGCACCGGCACCAGCGTGCGCCCGAACTCGGAAAGCTCGTACTCCACCTTCGGCGGCACTTCCGGGTACACGTGGCGGATCACCACGCCATCGGCTTCCAGTTCACGCAGCTGGCTGGTGAGCATGGACTGGGTGACATTGGGCACCCGCCGCGTCAGCTCCATGAAACGACGCTTGCCGGTCATCAGGTGAAAGAGGATGACAGGCTTCCACACGCCCCCCATCACCGACAGCGTGACCTCCACAGCGCAACCGCTCTTGCCGTCCCAACGCTTGCTACGCATGAATACTCCGGAAAACCATAGTACCTACGGAAAATCATCGTTCTTGTTGCGATAACGGTGCGAGCCTAGCATGGGCTCATCCACTGAACGTGAGCCCCCGCCATGAGTTTCAAGGCACTGCTGACCCGCAAAACGAACGACGGCGTATCCACGGAACTGGTCGATTTCGATGACGCCAACCTGATGGACGGCGACGTGCTGGTGCAGGTTGAATATTCAACGCTGAACTACAAGGACGCACTGGCCCTCACCAATACGCGCCCGGTCATCCGCACCTTCCCGTTGATTCCCGGCATCGACCTTTCCGGCGTGGTACTGGAGTCGAGCAATGCCGATTTCCAGCCCGGTGACCGTGTCGTGTTGAATGGCTGGGACCTGAGCATGGGCCACCATGGCGGCCTGGCACAGCATGCCCGCGTGCGTGGCGAATGGCTCAACAGGATTCCCGACAACCTGACCACCCGCGACGCCATGGCCATCGGCACCGCTGGCTATACCGCCATGCTGTGCGTACTGGCCCTGGAACAAGCCGGCGTGACGCCCGACAAGGGCGATGTGCTGGTGACCGGCGCCAACGGTGGCGTCGGCTCGATCGCGGTGGCGATCCTTTCAAAGCTGGGCTATCGCGTTGTGGCCGCCACCGGGCGCCCGGAACACGCCGAGTATCTGCACAGCCTGGGCGCCGCCGAGATCATCGATCGCGCGCAGCTTTCAGAACCGCGCGACCGTCCGGTGAGCGCCGAACGATGGGCCGGCGTCGTCGATGTGGCTGGCGGCCCTACCCTCGTCAACGCGATTGCCGAGACGAAATACCGCGGTGCCGTCGCCGCCTGTGGCCTGGCGCAGAGCGACGCGCTGCACGGCTCGGTGCTGCCCTTCATTCTCCGCAACGTGATCCTTGCAGGCGTGGATTCGGTGAATGCGCCGCAGGACGTTCGCCAGCGTGCGTGGGACCGGCTTGCCACCGACCTGGATCCGCAGAAGCTTGAAAGCACGGTGCAGCTGATTGGGCTTGCCGACGTGCTTGAGGTTTACGAGCAGATCATTCCGGGCAAGGTGCGTGGGCGGATAGTGGTGGATGTGAATGCCTGAGGAAGCCTTCGCAGCGGATTCCATCCGGCAACGAATGGTGAACACGCCGTGAAACCATGCGAGCGGCAGTGGCCGCTTGCCACTGCTGCTCGCATACGCTCAGGTTTCCGTCGACTGTGGACACCGCCATGTCAATGACTGCACTCGCACTTGCGACCGCTCTTTCCGGCCTGCCCGACATTGCCTGGGAGCGCGAGCGCGGCGAAGACGCACACCAGCTGATGCTCTGCCAGATCCATCGCGATGAGCTGATGCAGGATGACGCGAAGAGCGATGCCTACCAGCGTGCCAAGGCGGTCTGCGATCTCCTGGCGCGTGAGTACAGGAACAAATGGGATTTCGATGCGCAGGAGGCATTGGCGGCATCGACAGTGGATCTGGATGAGCTGATCCGGCGGGGAGACCTGGTTGAGGTGCCTCCAACAAGGCAGGACCGCGTCTACGAGTGATTCCGTGCTGGCAGGTGCTGGCACCTGGAGCTGCCGCAGGGCAACCAGTTCCAGTGCCGATCGGCGAGGCTAGCGGATGCGACTCCGCGCCAGTGCCAGGCGCCTGATCTCGTCTGGCAGAAGGATGACGCCGTCCTCCATCTCGATGCGCATCTGCGAGACATCACCCTCGTGCCCCTGCATTGCAGCGGTCACCAGAATCTTCAGAGCATCCGTGCGGATATCGTAGCCGCCGACGGTGTGCTTCAAGGTACCTACGCTGTTCCAGTCGTTTTCCATGATCGGCGCCCACATCCACAGGCTTCATGCTGGCAACGGCCTTCACAAACGTCAATGAAACCGGTCGCATGGCCGGCCATGAAGCGAAAAGCCACAAGCGTCGTCAACGCCCCTTATCATGGAGGGGTAAGGGCTCTGCAAGCCCAGTTGACGTACGCAAGGCAGTATCTGGATGTCTATGGAATGGCGCCCCTCGGGCTGGGGCCTGCGTGTGACCCGCTCGCCAGGCTGGCAGCTGTGGCTTGACGGCGAACATATTGAACTTTTGATTGAAGGCCGCCAGTACCGGCAACACGTAGCTGACGACGAGCGCGTGCAGGTCATCCCTGGACTCTTCTGGGCCAAAGTCATCCTACAGACCCAGGGCGACGGCGTGCTGACCATGAATGGACTGCCCAACGGCCAGGCCTCCCGGCTCGCGGCAGCGCTGCAGCAGGTGCGCTTTGCGGGTACCACGCGCGGGCGCAAGGCACTGTTCGACACGATTCTGGAGCAGATCCAGTCGTGGCTGGCCGAAGCAGATGCCCTCATCGACCGGGGCAGCACCGGCCGCCGCTGGATCACGCACGAACAACAGCAGGCACTGCTGGCCGGTCGCCCCGGCCTGCCGCTCCCGCAGCGCGAGCTGGAACAATTGTTCCTGGATGAGGATGTGCACGAGGACCTGCATTCGCCCAGCCACCGTGTAGCACTGGACGCCCTGCACGACTGGCAGCTGGACTGGCCCACGGCC contains:
- a CDS encoding Smlt3025 familytype IV secretion system inhibitor; the encoded protein is MHVMSPGRCLTLALAVVVSAGACARPPSTEHERNPAMSGATQTGRTINGHTYTDAPVDVKLGPNTFRIQANYLDSQIAPWPGEGVTLVIEWPDMKPTLPGARANPRTNDFRKEIPIRINYVDRVPVETLLSRLSSNEAVTEEDSVEREDPRDRLDQRVAQPETLGLTPYAIDEAKMVVYAKKYEARYGKPPVRNPAYERDWYIARQADGRISSFIKCDGKEFRRDGVRLEGSEVISEPGEVAAGCVHYFVDIDNKLSVSLDYKRAFLKDWKRMEEVVRDVIARTRSQ
- a CDS encoding winged helix-turn-helix transcriptional regulator, with translation MRSKRWDGKSGCAVEVTLSVMGGVWKPVILFHLMTGKRRFMELTRRVPNVTQSMLTSQLRELEADGVVIRHVYPEVPPKVEYELSEFGRTLVPVLLAMREWGETYRGHRSTDGDG
- a CDS encoding MDR family oxidoreductase is translated as MSFKALLTRKTNDGVSTELVDFDDANLMDGDVLVQVEYSTLNYKDALALTNTRPVIRTFPLIPGIDLSGVVLESSNADFQPGDRVVLNGWDLSMGHHGGLAQHARVRGEWLNRIPDNLTTRDAMAIGTAGYTAMLCVLALEQAGVTPDKGDVLVTGANGGVGSIAVAILSKLGYRVVAATGRPEHAEYLHSLGAAEIIDRAQLSEPRDRPVSAERWAGVVDVAGGPTLVNAIAETKYRGAVAACGLAQSDALHGSVLPFILRNVILAGVDSVNAPQDVRQRAWDRLATDLDPQKLESTVQLIGLADVLEVYEQIIPGKVRGRIVVDVNA